In Mycoplasmopsis fermentans PG18, one genomic interval encodes:
- a CDS encoding ABC transporter substrate-binding protein, producing the protein MKRNKLILSLASLSTISTASIVAVSCGNKAYKTNYDLGLVTEPINSLNYLKFNSVSKVLPSIVESPLKTGPNEALKRILSLPEIPMGVYGNDDKSNSMDDYIANNRAPKEASGRFYPLDQFGSAPGTINTDRSEYQPVSVVMTKNNKILSLHITLNRGESRWSNNDIVTADDYIDAMHYILDINTGSQKQTNILQRKFRSSSSLIDAQQEYIKKHKKAYSNPFAYPKLIKENGQWIYDVLNPNYKPWACQLENEADKAEVEKIKEEALKLGLYSGRMYWNYDNQTILAAIPYSPDFNENDEITTVMLPNPEYSLSRHTAEELKLIPQRIATKIRKYLYFDPRQSYSETKFKPLVKKAKKLKSRMNKNVSFEKDINEYNQEVNKLYGKENTLNNNSIDSREFMENRVLALDEFSLRVEYDSNEPTSLSNAYSDIQSTLIPVNRKFVESIGGIREFGLDKSKFLTNGPFYIKNIVLGPQGYMELVKNNTYYSSTKTISDSIKIYFSSDANINSAMYDDGYIAATKIPAVQQINYWTNKSYRPFMKKSSGFGTIALAFNLDQETNKNSLINDVDLRNALYFGINRNEMLNIVGWNSSFPVITWTAFGQGSSSFGDAVEIGFDHDFMKTKVSDKKIPIQNYNHVDHLAKQYNNEHVDRTDLGYNLEIARAYMQRFKDKHPDVKQVTLKYISNSTDEQQNAGIALKDFIKKAFGDYLIIDVQGLPENVYEDFRTTGKYDLIYRNFDTFGSDSYSYVKVFFKPDEIDRKNQKTTGFRNNPSGSWTYQNYFESLGYVWDDKTQKLISNNAALVDETIKRLNMETKQWNKILDLAFRKTYVDQKDAKHETITKFTERYLRFFSNQFNEQEKAEGWTEQSAFGIITALEKIIRDAAPVVPLMEVDTYWEISRVNGTESLFTYSLQFAYDVAKPPRATLPTVIKS; encoded by the coding sequence ATGAAAAGAAATAAATTAATATTATCTTTAGCTAGTTTAAGTACTATTAGTACTGCCAGCATAGTAGCTGTTTCATGTGGTAATAAAGCATATAAAACAAACTATGATCTTGGTCTAGTAACTGAACCTATTAACTCATTAAATTACTTGAAATTTAACTCAGTTTCAAAAGTTTTACCTTCTATTGTAGAAAGTCCATTAAAAACAGGTCCTAATGAAGCTCTTAAAAGAATTTTAAGTTTGCCAGAAATTCCTATGGGAGTTTATGGTAATGATGACAAAAGTAATTCTATGGATGATTACATAGCAAATAATCGTGCTCCAAAAGAAGCATCTGGTCGTTTTTATCCTCTAGATCAATTTGGTTCTGCGCCAGGAACAATTAACACTGACCGTTCTGAGTATCAACCTGTTAGTGTTGTTATGACTAAAAATAATAAAATCCTTTCACTTCATATAACTTTAAATAGAGGCGAAAGTAGATGAAGTAATAATGATATAGTAACTGCTGATGATTACATTGATGCAATGCATTACATTCTTGATATTAATACTGGTAGTCAAAAACAAACAAACATTTTGCAAAGAAAATTTAGATCAAGCAGTAGCCTTATTGATGCTCAACAAGAGTACATTAAAAAACACAAAAAGGCTTATTCAAATCCATTTGCTTATCCAAAATTAATTAAAGAAAATGGACAATGAATTTATGATGTTTTAAATCCTAATTACAAACCATGAGCTTGTCAATTAGAAAATGAGGCTGATAAAGCTGAAGTTGAAAAAATTAAAGAAGAAGCTCTAAAATTAGGCCTTTATTCGGGACGTATGTATTGAAATTATGATAATCAAACAATCTTAGCAGCCATTCCTTATTCACCAGACTTTAACGAAAATGATGAAATTACAACGGTGATGTTACCTAATCCAGAATATTCATTAAGTCGTCACACAGCTGAAGAATTAAAATTAATTCCTCAAAGAATTGCAACAAAAATTAGAAAATATCTTTATTTTGATCCTCGTCAAAGTTATTCTGAAACAAAATTTAAGCCTTTAGTTAAAAAAGCTAAAAAGCTTAAAAGCAGAATGAACAAAAATGTATCTTTTGAAAAAGATATTAATGAATACAACCAAGAAGTTAACAAACTTTATGGCAAAGAAAATACTTTAAATAATAACTCAATTGACTCAAGAGAATTTATGGAAAATAGGGTACTTGCTCTCGATGAATTTTCACTAAGAGTTGAATATGATAGCAATGAACCTACTTCTCTTTCAAATGCCTACAGCGATATTCAATCAACATTAATTCCAGTTAATAGAAAATTTGTTGAAAGTATTGGTGGCATTAGAGAATTCGGTTTAGATAAATCTAAATTTTTAACTAATGGCCCTTTCTATATTAAAAATATAGTTTTAGGTCCTCAAGGTTATATGGAATTAGTTAAAAATAATACTTATTATTCATCTACTAAAACAATTAGTGATTCAATTAAAATCTACTTTAGCTCAGATGCAAATATTAATTCAGCTATGTATGATGATGGTTATATAGCTGCAACTAAAATTCCAGCTGTTCAACAAATTAATTATTGAACCAACAAAAGTTATCGTCCATTTATGAAAAAATCTTCAGGTTTTGGTACTATAGCCCTTGCCTTTAATTTGGATCAAGAAACCAATAAAAATTCTTTAATTAATGATGTTGATTTACGTAATGCCCTATATTTTGGAATTAATCGGAACGAAATGCTAAACATAGTTGGTTGAAACTCATCATTCCCAGTTATTACTTGAACTGCTTTTGGTCAAGGATCATCAAGCTTTGGTGATGCTGTTGAAATTGGTTTTGATCATGACTTTATGAAAACAAAAGTTTCTGACAAAAAAATTCCAATTCAAAACTATAATCACGTTGACCACTTAGCAAAACAATACAATAATGAACATGTTGATAGAACTGATTTAGGTTATAACTTAGAAATAGCTAGAGCTTACATGCAAAGATTCAAAGATAAACATCCAGATGTAAAACAAGTAACTCTTAAATATATTTCTAACTCAACTGATGAACAACAAAATGCAGGTATTGCACTTAAAGACTTTATCAAAAAAGCTTTTGGTGACTACTTAATTATTGATGTTCAAGGTTTACCTGAAAACGTTTATGAAGACTTTAGAACTACAGGTAAATATGATCTTATTTATAGAAACTTTGATACTTTTGGCTCAGATAGTTATAGTTATGTTAAAGTCTTCTTCAAACCAGATGAAATTGATAGAAAGAATCAAAAAACCACTGGTTTTAGAAACAACCCTTCTGGTAGTTGAACTTACCAAAACTACTTTGAAAGCTTAGGTTATGTTTGAGATGATAAAACTCAAAAATTAATTTCAAATAATGCAGCTTTAGTTGATGAAACAATTAAAAGACTAAATATGGAAACAAAACAATGAAACAAAATTCTTGATTTAGCATTCAGAAAAACTTATGTTGATCAAAAAGATGCTAAACATGAAACAATTACTAAATTTACTGAAAGATATTTAAGATTCTTTTCAAACCAATTCAATGAACAAGAAAAAGCAGAAGGTTGAACTGAACAAAGTGCTTTTGGTATTATTACTGCTTTAGAAAAAATTATTCGTGATGCAGCTCCGGTTGTACCATTAATGGAAGTTGATACTTACTGAGAAATTTCAAGAGTTAATGGAACAGAAAGCTTATTCACCTACTCATTACAATTTGCTTATGACGTGGCAAAACCTCCAAGAGCAACCTTGCCTACAGTCATAAAATCTTAG
- a CDS encoding ABC transporter permease — MQKRNDQNYFTGTVNKDQYNLYNREVDFSGKAKKDNRWWSRIFNIQSPALKVLFKISWMILEFLLIAWVVITITFFLINSVPGSTTISAGLDDAARQAAEAQYGLNLPLYQRYWIYLGNLLHGDFGVSLSVFPGEKINSFVWVRFLKSFMIGIFSVFLTLIIGIPVGVYVGMNPDKLPDHIATLIVSVFSSIPSLVFALLLLLIGRSLNMPYLFNELDIATYVLPGLALSLGSIIVYIKYIRTELNRELNSQHAKFCYLKGLSKRRFVWTHALKPSLFPIATFFPVVIFGSFIGSMFVEQIFFITGSGGLLIQAITSKDYNIILFMVTLFSLITILSYACRDALYQIIDPRVRRR, encoded by the coding sequence ATGCAAAAAAGAAATGATCAAAATTATTTCACTGGCACAGTAAATAAAGATCAATATAATCTTTATAACCGTGAAGTTGATTTTAGCGGTAAAGCTAAAAAAGATAATAGATGATGATCAAGAATTTTTAACATTCAATCTCCTGCTCTAAAAGTGTTATTCAAAATTTCATGAATGATTTTAGAGTTCTTACTAATTGCTTGAGTAGTTATAACAATTACATTCTTCTTAATTAACTCTGTGCCTGGTTCAACTACTATTTCAGCTGGACTAGATGATGCAGCTCGGCAAGCAGCTGAAGCTCAATATGGACTTAACTTGCCGCTTTATCAAAGATATTGAATTTATTTAGGAAACTTACTTCATGGAGACTTTGGAGTTTCACTCTCAGTTTTCCCTGGTGAAAAAATTAATTCATTTGTCTGAGTTAGATTCCTTAAAAGTTTCATGATAGGTATTTTCTCAGTATTCTTAACATTAATTATAGGAATTCCTGTTGGTGTTTATGTTGGTATGAATCCTGATAAATTACCAGACCATATTGCAACATTAATTGTTTCAGTATTCTCATCAATTCCATCATTAGTTTTTGCCCTATTGCTCTTATTAATAGGCCGAAGCTTAAATATGCCTTACTTGTTTAATGAGCTTGATATTGCTACATATGTATTACCAGGATTAGCCTTAAGTTTAGGTTCAATTATTGTTTATATTAAATATATTCGTACAGAATTAAATCGAGAATTAAATTCTCAACATGCTAAATTCTGCTACTTAAAAGGTTTAAGCAAACGTCGTTTTGTTTGAACTCATGCTCTTAAACCTTCATTATTCCCTATTGCTACATTCTTCCCTGTTGTCATCTTTGGTAGCTTTATTGGATCAATGTTTGTTGAGCAAATCTTCTTTATTACAGGTAGTGGTGGATTATTAATCCAAGCTATTACTTCAAAAGACTACAACATTATTCTCTTTATGGTTACATTATTCTCATTAATTACAATTCTTTCATACGCATGTCGTGATGCTCTTTACCAAATCATTGATCCTCGTGTGAGAAGAAGATAG
- a CDS encoding ABC transporter permease — protein MNWFKTWVEKKKRRQESPNNIHGKDLAPNPFLQPLNYKKWEIIGNLLEFHETSSMHKQKKPFLEFFYRFSRSTAGVFGFVALALLIILAIFLPFTTKDPNTVNTEKRYLIFFTDGHIFGTDALGRDIWARLWWGLRYSLALAFVATFIQVFVGLAIGIMMGHFRVFDKIMTFIIKIISNVPSIIILIVITIILKPTFWVIVFALTFTSWTGIANQMRSQVMRAKNFEWVSASRILGTPTYKILLNYLPVVVPLLVTEIVFHIPGVILSETSLAFIGLSITDIPTLGNLINDGSKIFTTFPRYVLIPSTMLIIVTTSIQLMSAAIQDSLLRQR, from the coding sequence ATGAATTGATTTAAAACTTGAGTTGAAAAGAAAAAACGTCGACAAGAAAGTCCAAACAATATTCATGGTAAGGACTTAGCTCCAAATCCTTTCTTACAACCATTAAACTATAAAAAATGAGAAATTATCGGTAACCTACTTGAATTCCATGAAACCTCTTCAATGCATAAACAAAAGAAACCATTTTTAGAATTCTTCTATCGTTTCAGTCGTTCAACTGCTGGAGTATTTGGTTTTGTGGCTCTTGCTTTATTAATTATTCTCGCAATATTCTTGCCTTTTACAACCAAAGATCCTAATACTGTTAATACTGAAAAAAGATATTTAATCTTCTTTACAGATGGACACATTTTTGGAACTGATGCTTTAGGCCGCGATATTTGAGCAAGACTGTGATGAGGTTTAAGATATTCATTAGCTTTAGCTTTTGTAGCAACATTTATCCAAGTGTTTGTCGGCTTAGCTATTGGTATAATGATGGGACATTTTAGAGTCTTTGATAAAATAATGACTTTCATTATTAAAATTATTTCAAATGTGCCTTCTATTATTATTCTTATTGTTATTACTATTATTCTTAAACCTACATTTTGAGTTATTGTCTTTGCTTTAACATTTACTTCCTGAACTGGAATTGCTAACCAAATGCGTTCACAAGTTATGCGTGCTAAAAACTTTGAATGAGTTAGTGCTTCAAGAATTCTTGGAACTCCAACCTACAAAATTTTACTTAACTACTTACCAGTAGTTGTACCACTTCTTGTTACTGAAATAGTGTTCCATATTCCAGGTGTTATTCTTTCAGAAACTTCTTTAGCCTTCATTGGTTTATCAATAACAGATATTCCAACATTAGGCAACTTAATCAATGATGGTTCAAAAATCTTTACTACTTTCCCTCGTTATGTTTTAATTCCTTCAACAATGTTAATCATTGTAACAACAAGTATTCAATTAATGTCAGCTGCAATTCAAGACAGCTTACTAAGACAAAGATAA
- a CDS encoding ABC transporter ATP-binding protein, translating to METKEKNRGYSKIFRKPIVYQNKPAPLDLFEVKGNPKNKFWRSFKDAWINFGRNIAKGTKKIGEWLHVVKKQEKNKLDFNQYIENAQVEDVFGTPTKVAAEIEDVYLTFRNPADPKEKNLVLRGPSLKIYEGKVHAIIGESGSGKSVITSLLYGLTGSNAIIESGKIKLYGLEVQDYTMYNWEKSKLRGRVVSAVFQNPMSILDPTMKVGKQIIEGMLINKIVKTKKEAKAEAIKYLEMTKINNPQKVMDLYPHELSGGMIQRIAIAAIVSLKPKILVMDEPTTALDPTVQALVLDIIRELQERFHIAIAFITHDLGVVASISDFINIMYAGQIIESGTKEEILQNPQHPYTWGLIVSMPDFNKGTKLQVIRGAVPSNLNNIDGDAFAVRNDYALGIDFEEESPFYQISPTHFVKSNLLNGQAPKYEPPKIIQNLWNKYNSKLESIYGTDKYVDQKIYDNFVQKAYENNELVKILNTKRDAELASREENNQTKSGANNA from the coding sequence ATGGAAACAAAAGAAAAGAACAGAGGGTATTCAAAAATATTTAGAAAGCCTATAGTTTATCAAAACAAACCAGCGCCGCTTGACTTGTTTGAAGTAAAAGGCAATCCTAAAAACAAATTTTGAAGAAGTTTTAAAGATGCTTGAATTAACTTCGGAAGAAATATAGCTAAAGGTACAAAAAAAATTGGCGAATGATTACATGTTGTTAAAAAGCAAGAAAAAAATAAATTAGATTTTAATCAATACATTGAGAACGCACAAGTTGAAGATGTATTCGGAACACCTACAAAAGTGGCTGCTGAAATTGAAGATGTTTACTTAACATTTAGAAATCCAGCAGATCCTAAAGAAAAGAATCTTGTTTTAAGAGGACCTTCTTTAAAAATTTATGAAGGAAAAGTTCACGCCATCATTGGTGAAAGTGGTAGTGGTAAAAGTGTTATTACTTCACTTCTATATGGACTTACAGGTTCAAATGCCATTATTGAATCTGGAAAAATTAAACTTTATGGCTTAGAAGTTCAAGATTACACAATGTACAATTGGGAAAAATCTAAACTTAGAGGCCGTGTTGTTAGTGCAGTATTCCAAAACCCTATGTCAATTTTGGACCCAACTATGAAAGTTGGAAAACAAATTATAGAAGGAATGCTAATTAATAAAATAGTTAAAACTAAAAAAGAAGCCAAAGCAGAAGCTATTAAATATTTGGAAATGACTAAAATTAATAACCCACAAAAAGTTATGGATTTATATCCTCATGAACTTTCGGGTGGTATGATCCAAAGAATTGCAATTGCAGCTATTGTTTCATTGAAACCTAAAATTTTAGTCATGGATGAGCCCACAACAGCTTTAGACCCAACAGTCCAAGCTTTAGTTTTAGATATTATTAGGGAACTTCAAGAAAGATTCCATATTGCTATAGCATTCATTACTCACGACTTAGGTGTTGTTGCTTCAATTTCTGATTTTATCAACATCATGTATGCTGGTCAAATTATTGAAAGTGGAACAAAAGAAGAAATATTACAAAATCCACAACACCCTTATACTTGAGGCTTAATTGTTTCAATGCCTGACTTTAATAAAGGTACAAAACTTCAAGTTATTAGAGGTGCTGTTCCTTCAAACTTAAATAATATTGATGGTGATGCTTTTGCAGTTAGAAATGACTATGCTTTAGGAATAGATTTCGAAGAAGAATCACCTTTCTATCAAATCTCTCCTACACACTTTGTTAAAAGTAATTTGCTTAATGGACAAGCCCCAAAATATGAACCTCCAAAAATTATTCAAAACCTTTGAAATAAATACAATTCAAAATTAGAATCTATTTATGGTACTGACAAATACGTTGATCAAAAAATATATGATAATTTTGTCCAAAAAGCCTATGAAAATAATGAATTGGTAAAAATTTTAAATACTAAAAGAGATGCTGAATTAGCTTCGAGAGAAGAAAATAACCAAACAAAATCAGGAGCAAATAATGCCTAA
- a CDS encoding MHO_1590 family protein has translation MDKAKKKKILIPLLSTVGVLAVVTPIVVVSAAKSKHKEIEKQETINSFEEFPKLEYNNYYKYIRIGEKGEEYIDENVVPLIVKDVFQKLNADYQSKISFDYQFVSKNHLELKFKYVSEDKTLFKTYVLKTKNMV, from the coding sequence ATGGATAAGGCTAAGAAAAAGAAAATTTTAATTCCACTCTTAAGTACTGTTGGTGTTTTAGCTGTTGTTACTCCAATTGTTGTTGTATCTGCAGCTAAAAGTAAACATAAGGAAATTGAAAAACAAGAAACAATAAATTCTTTTGAAGAATTTCCTAAATTAGAATATAACAACTATTACAAGTACATTAGAATAGGTGAAAAAGGCGAAGAATATATTGATGAAAATGTTGTGCCTTTAATAGTGAAAGATGTTTTTCAAAAACTAAACGCAGATTATCAAAGTAAAATTTCTTTTGATTATCAATTTGTAAGCAAAAATCATTTAGAACTTAAATTTAAATATGTTTCAGAAGACAAAACACTTTTCAAAACTTATGTTTTAAAAACTAAAAATATGGTTTAA
- a CDS encoding MHO_1580 family protein codes for MHDISQERYVYKSEYLDAPSYLTKDHYDVNFKDACNIVNGNIEIKRYFTEDRFAIKIFFIQPKNLHKKFFEGFDIEINGKRIDGNIIRSCTKLETMDSSLLNERLSFKKWYSKFTEETSAYGLTILSPKIINLPYEKFRILRVYFRSKEKTEKQYWEIKKINDERREYTFNAKDNKVYFKIPQLYEFNFNGYNSHIEKDELKIHYLNSIVKLNEFDRYERKNELATIETEEAKESSLSDHWPYGYTAPWHGITWEEYYEQFPRLLNLLKISKSFYASQNLTNYGFKNIANELFTKVKNEIYTKTTTSSDDSTKWKDYKTGTYENFIDYDYDNGYLVNSTKSQKAGLFIPYNYKGNLKTNYVLYFNDKAYSNTSSPIILNINNHQLFKRKILDHVEGTIQLKYEENNDIFDSNSTYEFKGEDIEEYLKLKDFSSIYSLDRYKVKNG; via the coding sequence GTGCATGATATTTCGCAAGAACGTTATGTATACAAATCAGAATATTTAGATGCTCCATCTTATTTAACTAAAGATCACTATGATGTAAATTTTAAAGATGCATGCAATATTGTAAATGGTAATATTGAAATAAAAAGATATTTTACAGAAGATAGATTTGCAATTAAAATATTTTTTATTCAACCCAAAAATTTACATAAAAAATTCTTTGAAGGTTTTGATATTGAAATAAATGGAAAAAGAATTGATGGAAACATAATTAGAAGCTGCACAAAATTGGAAACAATGGATAGCAGTTTACTAAATGAAAGACTTAGTTTTAAAAAATGGTATTCGAAATTTACTGAAGAAACAAGTGCATATGGATTAACAATCCTTTCACCTAAAATTATAAATTTACCTTACGAAAAATTCCGTATTTTAAGAGTTTACTTTAGAAGTAAAGAAAAAACAGAAAAACAATATTGAGAAATCAAGAAAATCAATGATGAAAGAAGAGAATATACTTTCAATGCTAAAGACAATAAGGTATATTTCAAAATACCTCAACTATATGAATTTAATTTCAATGGTTACAATAGTCACATAGAAAAAGATGAACTTAAAATTCATTATTTAAACTCAATAGTTAAACTTAATGAATTTGATAGATATGAAAGAAAAAATGAATTAGCAACTATTGAGACTGAAGAAGCAAAAGAAAGTAGTTTATCAGATCACTGACCTTATGGTTATACTGCACCTTGACATGGAATTACATGAGAAGAATATTATGAACAATTCCCAAGGTTATTAAATCTTTTAAAGATTAGCAAAAGTTTTTATGCTTCTCAAAATTTAACTAATTATGGCTTCAAGAATATTGCAAATGAATTATTTACAAAAGTTAAGAATGAAATCTACACTAAAACCACAACAAGTAGTGACGATTCAACTAAGTGAAAAGACTATAAAACAGGCACATACGAAAATTTCATAGATTATGATTATGACAATGGTTATTTAGTAAATTCAACAAAAAGTCAAAAAGCAGGTCTATTTATTCCATATAATTACAAAGGTAACTTAAAAACAAATTATGTTCTTTATTTCAATGATAAAGCATATTCAAATACTTCTTCACCTATTATTTTAAATATCAACAATCACCAATTATTTAAGAGAAAAATATTAGATCATGTTGAAGGAACAATTCAATTAAAATACGAAGAAAATAATGATATTTTTGATTCAAATTCAACATATGAATTTAAAGGAGAAGATATTGAAGAATATTTAAAATTAAAAGACTTTTCTTCAATTTATTCTTTAGACAGATATAAGGTAAAAAATGGATAA
- a CDS encoding MG284/MPN403 family protein, protein MNLTFNDYFMGLISHKDQNSVLHNIFKMEKVNEQAYKKTIGGGNKSNILKNIFKPKNKSQHILSIMKPELAQIIKEDFLKSQSKNWFKDYYSKNTYYKYKKQAVEEFLYHYFNE, encoded by the coding sequence ATGAATCTAACTTTTAATGATTATTTTATGGGCTTAATTTCACATAAAGATCAAAATAGTGTTTTACACAATATCTTTAAAATGGAAAAAGTCAATGAGCAAGCTTACAAAAAGACAATTGGAGGAGGCAACAAATCAAACATACTTAAAAACATCTTTAAACCAAAAAATAAAAGTCAGCATATTTTATCTATTATGAAACCTGAACTTGCGCAAATTATCAAAGAGGATTTCTTAAAAAGTCAATCTAAAAATTGATTCAAAGATTATTATTCCAAAAATACTTATTATAAGTATAAAAAACAAGCAGTAGAGGAGTTTTTGTACCATTATTTTAACGAATAA
- a CDS encoding aspartate--ammonia ligase, with protein MYKSKLNIKETQLAIQDLKFAFTKKLNKELHLTRVSAPLFVARNTKINDGLNGEEPVSFVPKNFDETVEIVHSLAKWKRYALKKYNFSTYEGIWTDMNAIRKEEDLDYLHSFYVDQWDWELIIKKEDCNLEFLKKIVNTIFKCIRHVEYKLLVEFPQLSQKLPENVTFISSSELYNLYPKLSPEERETKFAKKHKAIFIYEIGYPLADNKPQSKRAFDYDDWKLNGDLIVYDAVNKRALEISSMGIRVDKDSLLKQAEFSHVSQDEFKDYHKNIINNTFPLTIGGGIGQSRLSMFLLEKKHIGEVQVGIWPKKLIDDLAKEGVQLL; from the coding sequence ATGTACAAGAGTAAATTAAACATTAAAGAAACTCAATTAGCAATTCAAGATTTGAAGTTTGCATTTACTAAAAAATTAAACAAGGAATTACATTTAACTAGAGTTTCAGCCCCTTTATTTGTTGCTAGAAATACCAAAATAAATGATGGCTTAAATGGGGAAGAACCTGTATCTTTTGTTCCTAAAAATTTTGATGAAACTGTTGAAATAGTTCACTCTCTTGCTAAGTGAAAAAGATATGCATTAAAGAAATACAACTTCAGTACTTATGAAGGCATTTGAACTGATATGAATGCAATTAGAAAAGAAGAAGACTTAGATTACCTACACTCTTTTTATGTTGATCAATGAGACTGAGAATTAATTATTAAAAAAGAAGACTGTAATCTTGAATTTTTGAAAAAAATAGTCAACACAATTTTTAAATGTATTCGTCATGTTGAATACAAACTTTTAGTTGAATTTCCACAACTAAGTCAAAAATTACCTGAAAATGTAACTTTTATTAGTAGTAGTGAGCTTTACAACTTATATCCAAAATTAAGCCCTGAAGAAAGAGAAACAAAATTTGCTAAAAAACACAAGGCTATATTTATTTATGAAATTGGTTATCCTTTAGCAGATAATAAGCCTCAATCAAAACGTGCTTTTGACTACGATGACTGAAAACTAAATGGTGACTTAATTGTTTATGATGCAGTTAATAAAAGAGCTTTAGAAATCTCATCAATGGGAATTAGAGTTGATAAAGATTCCTTATTAAAACAAGCTGAATTTAGTCATGTTTCTCAAGATGAATTTAAAGACTATCATAAAAATATTATTAATAATACTTTCCCTTTAACTATTGGCGGTGGTATAGGGCAAAGTAGACTTTCAATGTTCTTGTTAGAGAAGAAACACATTGGTGAAGTTCAAGTAGGTATTTGACCTAAAAAATTAATTGATGATTTAGCTAAAGAAGGCGTACAACTTCTTTAA
- a CDS encoding PQ-loop domain-containing transporter, with protein MDFIRSSFAINKDVNDGIAAFVAIVGMIACIATISVSIPQLVYLLKRKKTGEVKFYSFWIFFAALCSWIIFGSFTGEEAKMAAVVYANILCAYVYCVLLFFMYKYDEKVKRNKRKFVVLGITLTLTTICAIVGFVGLYHKNSEGNGLNFDPNTTAILSQIIPVISTFAFLPQVLKTFEKRDIEGLSVGLILMFVLTNIFWIAYWVSLIIAEGKLTPALTSTLLWQTLSLLIYISQLSMMLHILKTTKKAMQEAKNNQENSIPQNDQNNYKTEANENVQE; from the coding sequence ATGGATTTTATACGTAGTTCTTTTGCTATAAATAAAGATGTTAATGATGGCATAGCAGCGTTTGTAGCAATAGTAGGAATGATAGCATGTATTGCAACAATAAGTGTATCAATTCCTCAATTAGTTTATTTATTAAAAAGAAAGAAAACTGGGGAGGTTAAATTCTATTCATTCTGAATATTTTTTGCTGCATTATGTAGCTGAATAATATTTGGATCATTCACAGGGGAAGAAGCTAAAATGGCGGCTGTAGTTTATGCCAATATTTTGTGTGCTTATGTCTATTGTGTACTTTTATTCTTTATGTACAAATATGATGAAAAAGTAAAAAGAAACAAAAGAAAATTTGTAGTTTTAGGAATAACATTAACTTTAACTACAATTTGTGCAATTGTTGGTTTTGTCGGTTTATATCACAAAAACAGTGAAGGCAATGGTCTTAATTTTGATCCTAATACAACTGCTATTTTGTCTCAAATTATTCCAGTTATATCAACTTTTGCATTCTTACCACAAGTATTAAAAACATTTGAAAAGAGAGATATTGAAGGCTTATCAGTTGGTTTAATTTTAATGTTTGTATTAACAAATATTTTTTGAATTGCATACTGAGTATCACTCATTATTGCAGAAGGAAAATTAACTCCAGCCTTAACTTCAACACTATTATGACAAACATTGTCATTGTTAATTTACATATCACAATTATCAATGATGTTACACATCTTGAAAACAACAAAAAAAGCTATGCAAGAAGCTAAAAATAATCAAGAAAATTCAATTCCACAAAATGACCAAAACAACTATAAAACAGAGGCTAACGAAAATGTACAAGAGTAA
- a CDS encoding gamma-glutamylcyclotransferase family protein produces the protein MKKYYIAYGSNLNSGHMENLCPSAKFLGKVILNNFSLSFEGEKDRCYLNIRKVKDKNIEVGVFELNDKDIFKLDEYEDYPFLYKKEDIEIELNSKKIKAFYYYMDCGYSPCKPNKEYVEMCLKGYQDCSIKKEQLREILYK, from the coding sequence ATGAAAAAATATTACATTGCCTATGGATCTAATTTAAATTCGGGACATATGGAAAACTTATGTCCCTCAGCAAAATTTTTAGGTAAAGTTATTTTAAATAATTTTTCTTTAAGTTTTGAGGGAGAAAAAGATCGTTGTTATTTAAATATCAGAAAAGTAAAAGACAAAAATATTGAAGTTGGAGTTTTTGAATTAAATGATAAAGATATTTTTAAATTAGATGAATATGAAGATTATCCTTTTTTATATAAAAAAGAAGATATTGAAATTGAATTAAATAGCAAAAAAATTAAAGCTTTTTATTATTATATGGATTGCGGATATAGTCCTTGCAAACCAAATAAAGAATATGTTGAAATGTGCTTAAAAGGATACCAAGACTGCAGTATTAAAAAAGAACAACTTAGAGAGATTTTATACAAGTAA